In the Streptomyces sp. WMMC940 genome, CGAACTCGAACGGGTCGTGCGACGAGAAGATCCGCACGAGACGTGGATGGGCCCGGCGCAGCCGCATCAGCCGCTCCAACTGGCCCAGGCGCATCTCGTGGTCGTCGGCGACGAGCCGCTGGTGCAGCGCGAGCGGCCGGGGGCAGCGCGGTCGACGCAGGTCGATCTCGCCGTGGAAGAAATAGGCGTCGCCCGCGTGCAGCAGCCAGCGGTCCGGCTCCTGGACCGCCACCGCGCTGTGGCCGCGGGTGTGACCGGGCAGCGGCACCAGCAGGATGTCGGGGGCGCGCAGCACCCGGGAGGCCGAAAAGCCCATCCAGTCCGAGTCGGCGTGGTCGTGGACGACCCAGTCGACGCCGTGCGCCCACTGGGCGGGCAGGTAGCGGTTCGCCTCGAGGCGGGTGTCGCGCCGCATGGCCGCGCGGTACTCGTCGGCCATCACGTGGACCCGGGCGTGCG is a window encoding:
- a CDS encoding MBL fold metallo-hydrolase, producing the protein MSVRTTPTRQRRSAITIHHLDCAPMRPLGGGPLVAHCLLIATGSGLVLVDTGLGAAEVSDPRRLGTLFRRTMRPELDLSRTAVHQVRALGYDPYDVKDIVITHLDLDHAGGLADFPHARVHVMADEYRAAMRRDTRLEANRYLPAQWAHGVDWVVHDHADSDWMGFSASRVLRAPDILLVPLPGHTRGHSAVAVQEPDRWLLHAGDAYFFHGEIDLRRPRCPRPLALHQRLVADDHEMRLGQLERLMRLRRAHPRLVRIFSSHDPFEFELMANGG